Within the Tessaracoccus flavescens genome, the region CGGAGAATTGCGGTTGTGGATGGCGAACACATCGTTAGCCTCATGGCGTACTTGAGGGATTGGCGCTACCGCTTCGTGTCGCGTGCGCGTTGTTCGGTAGAGTTTCAGACGACCACGAGGAGGGTTCAATGGCGTTGTTCTTTCGGAAGCGGAAGCCTCGTATCGACGAGGAGGAGCCGTGGAAGGACCACAGCAGCGTTTCACGTGAAACGCTAGGTCAGCCCAGGCGTGCGGCGTCGGAGTCCAGCGTTGAGGACGAGTACGGCGATGAGATCATCGAGCCGAGCACCCTCAACCGCGTGCAACTCCCCCGACCCAAGCAACCACGCATCATCGTGGTGGCCAACCAGAAGGGCGGCGTGGGCAAGACCACCACGACGGTGAACATCGCCACCGCGCTGGCCCTCGGCGGACTGAATGTCCTGGTCGTCGACAACGACCCTCAGGGCAATGCATCGACCGCACTGGGCGTCGATCACTCCCCCGGTACGAAGGGCACCTACGAGGTGCTCATGGACCGCGTCGGGATCATCGAATATGCTCAGCCCTCGCCGCACTCTCCGAACCTCCACGTGCTCCCGGCGGCGATCGACCTTTCCGCGGCCGAGCTGGAGTTGGTCAACGAGCGCGGTCGCGAGCACCGGATGCGCGACGCCATCATCACCTATATCGAGGAGTCCGGCGTCGACTACGTCTTCTTCGATTGCCCGCCCTCGTTGGGCCTGCTCACGTTGAACGCCCTCGTTGCGGCGACCGAGATCCTCGTGCCGATCCAAGCCGAGTACTACGCCCTAGAGGGCGTCACGCAGCTGATGCGGACGATCAACCGTGTGAAGGGCAACTTGAACGACGACCTGGAGTTGAGCACCATCCTGCTCACCATGTTCGACTCACGAACGAACCTCTCCCGTGAGGTCGCCGACGAGGTGCGGAAGCACTTCAGTGAGCAGACACTGAACAACGAGATCCCGCGATCGGTGAAGATCGCGGAAGCGCCAAGCTTTGGACTGCCGGTGATCACGTATCAACCCAAGTCAATCGGCGCCCTTGCGTACCAGGCCGCCGCCGAAGAGATCGCCAACCGTGGAGCGGAGGACTGAGCGTGGCAACCAAGCAGAGTGGACTCGGACGAGGTCTAGGCGACCTTTTCGCGCGGACGGACGAGGATGAGAGCCAGCCACTGAAGGACGGCTCGACCTTCGCCGAGATCCGGGTGGAGCAGATCGTTCCGAACCCGCATCAGCCGCGAACCGTCTTTGATGAGGACGATCTCGAGGAGTTGTCGGCCTCCATTGCGGAGTTCGGCGTGCTCCAGCCCGTCGTGGTGCGGAAGGCCGGTCGGAACAAGTTTGAGCTGATCATGGGGGAACGCAGG harbors:
- a CDS encoding ParA family protein gives rise to the protein MANQKGGVGKTTTTVNIATALALGGLNVLVVDNDPQGNASTALGVDHSPGTKGTYEVLMDRVGIIEYAQPSPHSPNLHVLPAAIDLSAAELELVNERGREHRMRDAIITYIEESGVDYVFFDCPPSLGLLTLNALVAATEILVPIQAEYYALEGVTQLMRTINRVKGNLNDDLELSTILLTMFDSRTNLSREVADEVRKHFSEQTLNNEIPRSVKIAEAPSFGLPVITYQPKSIGALAYQAAAEEIANRGAED